The following coding sequences are from one Streptomyces sp. NBC_01294 window:
- a CDS encoding phosphoribosylaminoimidazolesuccinocarboxamide synthase: MSGFVEKPEPVQVPGLVHLHTGKVRDLYRDEDGRLVMVASDRMSAFDWVLPTAIPDKGRVLTQLSLWWFDQLADLVPNHVISTDLPDGAPADWAGRTLICRNLDMVPVECVARGYLTGSGLAEYQQTRTVCGLGLPEGLVDGSELPGPIFTPAAKAEVGEHDENVSYEEVARTTGAETAALLRQTTLAVYSRARDIARERGIILADTKFEFGFDPKDGTLVAADEVLTPDSSRFWPADQWEPGRSQPSYDKQYVRDWLASSASGWDPKGEFPPPALPTQVVAQTRAKYIEAYERLTGLTWS; the protein is encoded by the coding sequence GTGTCCGGATTCGTCGAAAAGCCCGAGCCGGTTCAGGTTCCGGGCCTCGTCCACCTCCACACCGGCAAGGTGCGCGACCTCTACCGCGACGAGGACGGCCGCCTCGTCATGGTCGCCAGCGACCGCATGTCCGCCTTCGACTGGGTCCTGCCCACCGCGATCCCCGACAAGGGCCGCGTCCTGACCCAGCTCTCCCTGTGGTGGTTCGACCAGCTCGCGGACCTCGTCCCGAACCACGTCATCTCCACCGACCTGCCCGACGGCGCCCCCGCCGACTGGGCCGGCCGCACGCTGATCTGCCGCAACCTCGACATGGTCCCGGTCGAGTGCGTGGCCCGCGGCTACCTCACCGGCTCCGGCCTCGCCGAGTACCAGCAGACCCGCACCGTCTGCGGCCTCGGCCTCCCCGAGGGGCTCGTGGACGGCTCCGAGCTGCCCGGCCCGATCTTCACCCCGGCGGCCAAGGCCGAGGTCGGCGAGCACGACGAGAACGTCTCCTACGAGGAGGTCGCGCGCACCACCGGCGCCGAGACGGCGGCGCTGCTGCGCCAGACCACCCTGGCCGTGTACAGCCGCGCCCGGGACATCGCGCGCGAGCGCGGCATCATCCTGGCCGACACCAAGTTCGAGTTCGGGTTCGACCCGAAGGACGGCACCCTGGTCGCCGCCGACGAGGTGCTGACCCCGGACTCCTCCCGCTTCTGGCCGGCCGACCAGTGGGAGCCGGGCCGCTCGCAGCCCTCCTACGACAAGCAGTACGTCCGCGACTGGCTGGCCTCCTCGGCCTCCGGCTGGGACCCGAAGGGCGAGTTCCCGCCGCCGGCCCTCCCGACGCAGGTCGTCGCGCAGACCCGCGCCAAGTACATCGAGGCGTACGAGCGGCTCACCGGCCTGACCTGGTCCTGA
- a CDS encoding N,N-dimethylformamidase beta subunit family domain-containing protein has translation MGGADQIRRWESGALAHAVTDPFGQGPLPWFRGSELYFDDGQVVPWYVDPAAAAAGTGQIPRARGAGGPRTADDVHRQIKGFASTGAVTPGEAIDFHITVDPPQQFSVDVYRIGHYGGDGASKITTSPRLSGIVQPAPLAADRTVSCHHWWLSWRLQVPSYWSVGAYVAVLTTADGYRSHIPFTVRDDHPADLLLLLPDITWQAYNLYPEDGRSGASLYHAWDEEGRLLGEQDAAVTVSFDRPYAGAGLPLHVGHAYDFIRWAERYGYDIAYADTRDLHAGRVDPTRYRGLVFPGHDEYWSAPMRRTVERARQHGTSLVFLSANTMYWQVELGPSPSGVDDRLLTCRKRRGPGRPSLWREVDRPEQQLLGIQYAGRVPEPAPLIVRNATHWLWDSTGAGENDELPGLVAGEADRYFPRTQLPEHQDRILLAHSPYLDGDGHRRHQETSLYRAPSGALVFASGTFAWSPALDRPGHVDERVQRATANLLDRICKRD, from the coding sequence ATGGGTGGTGCGGACCAGATCCGGCGTTGGGAGTCAGGTGCGCTCGCGCACGCGGTGACCGACCCCTTCGGACAGGGGCCCCTGCCCTGGTTCCGGGGCAGTGAGCTCTACTTCGACGACGGCCAGGTCGTGCCCTGGTACGTGGACCCGGCGGCCGCGGCCGCCGGCACCGGCCAGATCCCCCGCGCCCGCGGCGCCGGCGGCCCCCGCACCGCGGACGACGTGCACCGCCAGATCAAGGGCTTCGCCTCCACCGGCGCCGTCACCCCCGGCGAGGCCATCGACTTCCACATCACCGTCGACCCGCCCCAGCAGTTCTCCGTCGACGTCTACCGGATCGGCCACTACGGCGGCGACGGGGCCTCCAAGATCACCACCAGCCCCCGCCTCTCCGGCATCGTCCAGCCGGCCCCCCTGGCCGCGGACCGCACCGTCTCCTGCCACCACTGGTGGCTGTCCTGGCGCCTCCAGGTGCCCTCGTACTGGAGCGTCGGCGCGTACGTCGCCGTGCTGACCACCGCCGACGGCTACCGCTCCCACATCCCCTTCACGGTCCGCGACGACCACCCCGCCGACCTCCTGCTGCTGCTCCCGGACATCACCTGGCAGGCCTACAACCTCTACCCGGAGGACGGCCGCAGCGGCGCCAGCCTCTACCACGCCTGGGACGAGGAGGGCCGGCTGCTCGGCGAGCAGGACGCGGCCGTCACCGTCTCCTTCGACCGCCCCTACGCGGGCGCGGGCCTGCCCCTGCACGTCGGCCACGCCTACGACTTCATCCGCTGGGCCGAGCGCTACGGCTACGACATCGCCTACGCCGACACCCGCGACCTGCACGCCGGCCGAGTCGACCCCACCCGCTACCGCGGCCTGGTCTTCCCCGGCCACGACGAGTACTGGTCGGCCCCCATGCGCCGCACCGTCGAGCGCGCCCGCCAGCACGGCACCTCGCTCGTCTTCCTCTCCGCCAACACCATGTACTGGCAGGTCGAGCTCGGCCCGTCGCCGTCCGGGGTCGACGACCGGCTCCTCACCTGCCGAAAACGCCGCGGCCCCGGCCGCCCCAGCCTGTGGCGCGAGGTCGACCGCCCGGAGCAGCAACTGCTCGGCATCCAGTACGCGGGCCGGGTCCCCGAGCCGGCCCCCCTGATCGTGCGCAACGCCACGCACTGGCTCTGGGACTCCACCGGCGCCGGGGAGAACGACGAGCTGCCCGGCCTGGTCGCGGGCGAGGCCGACCGCTACTTCCCGCGCACCCAGCTCCCCGAGCACCAAGACCGGATCCTGCTCGCGCACTCCCCGTACCTCGACGGCGACGGCCACCGCCGCCACCAGGAGACCTCCCTGTACCGGGCTCCCAGCGGCGCCCTGGTCTTCGCCTCCGGCACCTTCGCCTGGTCCCCGGCCCTCGACCGCCCCGGCCACGTCGACGAGCGGGTGCAGCGGGCCACGGCCAATCTCCTCGACCGGATCTGCAAGCGCGACTGA
- a CDS encoding ABC transporter permease → MNTLTLNPGRLTALGRSELTLLVRNRAALTLAFLMPVLMVFVLRSSLSGVEGAQAVGEATLTGGIGMVLILVVYMNLVSAYVARREELVLKRLRTGEANDLEILAGTALPAAALALGQIAVLAVAGAVALDVRMPRNPLLLVAAVLAGIVMLAGMSAVTSSFTRNVETAGITTLPLFLVTALGSGLFMPLDSLPDLAASVCELLPLSGVMTLVRAGWSGGVEGGDLMGAGLCALAWIVITVFAVQRWFRWEPRR, encoded by the coding sequence ATGAACACGCTGACCCTGAACCCCGGCCGGCTCACCGCGCTCGGCCGCTCCGAACTCACCCTGCTGGTGCGCAACCGGGCCGCCCTCACCCTGGCCTTCCTGATGCCCGTGCTGATGGTGTTCGTCCTGCGCTCCTCGCTGAGCGGGGTCGAGGGCGCGCAGGCCGTCGGCGAGGCCACGCTGACCGGCGGGATCGGCATGGTGCTGATCCTCGTCGTCTACATGAACCTGGTCTCCGCCTACGTCGCCCGGCGCGAGGAACTCGTCCTCAAGCGGCTGCGTACCGGCGAGGCGAACGACCTGGAGATCCTGGCCGGAACCGCACTGCCCGCCGCCGCCCTGGCGCTCGGCCAGATCGCCGTCCTCGCCGTGGCCGGGGCCGTCGCCCTGGACGTGCGCATGCCGCGCAACCCGCTGCTGCTCGTGGCGGCCGTCCTCGCCGGCATCGTGATGCTGGCCGGGATGTCCGCGGTGACCAGCTCCTTCACCCGCAACGTGGAGACCGCGGGCATCACCACGCTGCCGCTGTTCCTAGTGACCGCGCTCGGCTCGGGACTGTTCATGCCGCTCGACTCGCTGCCGGACCTGGCGGCCTCCGTGTGCGAACTGCTGCCGCTGAGCGGGGTGATGACCCTCGTGCGGGCCGGCTGGAGCGGCGGCGTGGAGGGAGGGGACCTGATGGGGGCCGGGCTGTGCGCGCTGGCCTGGATCGTGATCACCGTGTTTGCTGTCCAGCGGTGGTTCCGCTGGGAACCGCGCCGCTAG
- a CDS encoding response regulator transcription factor — protein sequence MSPVRVLLADDEHLIRGALAALLALEDDLLVVAEAASGPEALAMARAHRPDVAVLDLQMPGADGVSVATALRAELPDCRTMIVTSHGRPGHLKRALAAGVRAFAPKTVSAQRLAELIRTVHAGGRYVDPELAADAISAGDSPLTAREAEVLELAADGAPVAEIAERAALSQGTVRNYLSSAATKLGAENRHTAVRIARARGWV from the coding sequence GTGAGCCCCGTACGCGTACTGCTCGCCGACGACGAGCACCTGATCCGCGGGGCCCTGGCGGCGCTGCTCGCGCTGGAGGACGACCTGCTCGTGGTCGCGGAGGCGGCCTCGGGACCCGAGGCGCTGGCGATGGCGCGGGCGCACCGGCCGGACGTGGCGGTGCTGGACCTGCAGATGCCGGGGGCGGACGGTGTGAGTGTCGCCACAGCGCTGCGGGCCGAACTCCCCGACTGCAGGACCATGATCGTGACCAGCCACGGGCGCCCCGGCCATCTGAAGCGGGCGCTGGCCGCGGGGGTGCGGGCCTTCGCGCCGAAGACGGTCTCGGCGCAGCGGCTGGCCGAGCTGATCCGGACCGTGCACGCCGGAGGCCGTTACGTGGACCCGGAGTTGGCGGCCGACGCGATCAGCGCGGGGGACTCACCGCTGACCGCGCGGGAGGCCGAGGTGCTCGAACTCGCGGCGGACGGGGCGCCGGTCGCGGAGATCGCGGAGCGGGCCGCGCTGTCGCAGGGGACCGTACGCAACTACCTGTCCTCGGCGGCGACGAAGCTGGGGGCCGAGAACCGGCACACGGCCGTGCGCATCGCACGGGCACGAGGTTGGGTATAG
- a CDS encoding sensor histidine kinase gives MSKLTGWWKNRSSAGKVELYTRGSFHFFVAIEILSFGLLPLVAAKGQFSSLVPLSLFLVVCLHAVLCGVLTSRALHWVVGRRERPVRLAVVTAAVTAVAALGILVLQATGRLPDSSVAPTLVAGMIWFTSGSVVLCLRSVRKMRYVPPATAAATALAVLALGMPAGEAAGYAVGVLIGGLFFSFTWGFSGWLLNTVYELDRSREDQARLAVAEERLRFGRDLHDVMGRNLAVIALKSELAVQLARRERPEAVEQMIEVQRIAQESQREVRDVVRGYREADLAVELEGARGVLRAAGMDCRVEFEAGRELASDVQSALGWVVREATTNVLRHGDAHRCLIRLTAPRTGPVTLVVENDGAPDTPAGPPGSGLAGLRERLAALDGTLQAGLVGGGRFRLLAEIPDRELERLEVRA, from the coding sequence ATGTCGAAGCTGACGGGGTGGTGGAAGAACCGCAGCAGTGCGGGGAAGGTCGAGCTCTACACCAGGGGGTCCTTCCACTTCTTCGTGGCCATCGAGATCTTGTCCTTCGGGCTGCTTCCGCTGGTCGCCGCCAAGGGGCAGTTCTCGTCCCTGGTGCCCCTCTCGCTCTTCCTGGTGGTGTGCCTCCACGCGGTGCTGTGCGGGGTGCTCACCTCCAGGGCGCTGCACTGGGTCGTGGGACGGCGCGAGCGGCCGGTCCGGCTGGCGGTGGTCACGGCCGCCGTGACGGCCGTGGCCGCCCTGGGCATCCTCGTCCTGCAGGCGACCGGAAGGCTCCCCGACTCCTCGGTGGCGCCGACGCTGGTGGCGGGGATGATCTGGTTCACGAGCGGCTCGGTGGTGCTGTGCCTGCGGTCGGTGCGCAAGATGCGCTACGTCCCCCCGGCCACGGCGGCCGCGACGGCGCTGGCCGTGCTCGCCCTGGGCATGCCGGCCGGGGAGGCCGCCGGGTACGCCGTCGGGGTGCTGATCGGCGGCCTGTTCTTCAGCTTCACCTGGGGCTTCTCCGGATGGCTGCTGAACACGGTCTACGAGCTGGACCGCTCGCGCGAGGACCAGGCGCGCCTCGCGGTGGCGGAGGAGCGGCTGCGGTTCGGCCGCGACCTGCACGACGTGATGGGCCGCAACCTGGCGGTGATCGCGCTCAAGAGCGAACTGGCGGTCCAGCTGGCCCGGCGCGAACGGCCGGAGGCGGTGGAGCAGATGATCGAGGTGCAGCGGATCGCCCAGGAGTCCCAGCGGGAGGTACGGGACGTGGTGCGGGGCTACCGGGAGGCGGATCTCGCGGTGGAGCTGGAGGGTGCGCGCGGGGTGCTGCGCGCGGCCGGAATGGACTGCCGGGTCGAATTCGAGGCCGGGCGCGAACTGGCCTCCGATGTCCAGTCGGCACTCGGCTGGGTGGTGCGCGAGGCGACGACGAACGTACTGCGGCACGGGGACGCGCACCGCTGCCTGATCCGCCTCACCGCTCCGCGGACCGGTCCCGTGACGCTGGTCGTGGAGAACGACGGGGCGCCCGACACCCCTGCCGGGCCCCCGGGCTCGGGACTGGCCGGGCTGCGGGAACGGCTCGCCGCACTGGACGGGACGCTGCAGGCGGGGCTGGTGGGCGGCGGCCGCTTCCGGCTGCTCGCGGAGATCCCGGACCGGGAACTGGAACGACTGGAGGTGCGGGCGTGA
- the purQ gene encoding phosphoribosylformylglycinamidine synthase subunit PurQ, translating into MTTRIGVVTFPGTLDDRDSLRAVRLAGAEPVSLWHRDKDLHQVDAVVLAGGFSYGDYLRAGAISRFSPVMETIIEQAKGGMPVLGICNGFQVLTEAHLLPGAMLRNNHLHFICRDQKLRVENAETAWTGDYTAGQEISVPLKNMDGRYTADERTLDELEAEGRVAFRYLDGNPNGSLRDIAGITNAAGNIVGLMPHPEHAVEPLIGTGRTDGLPFFTSVLKKLVSA; encoded by the coding sequence GTGACCACTCGCATCGGAGTCGTCACGTTCCCCGGAACGCTCGACGACCGTGACTCGCTGCGCGCCGTCCGCCTCGCGGGGGCCGAGCCGGTCTCGCTGTGGCACCGCGACAAGGACCTGCACCAGGTCGACGCGGTCGTCCTCGCGGGCGGCTTCTCCTACGGGGACTACCTGCGCGCCGGGGCCATCTCCCGCTTCTCGCCGGTGATGGAGACCATCATTGAGCAGGCCAAGGGCGGCATGCCCGTCCTGGGCATCTGCAACGGCTTCCAGGTCCTCACCGAGGCCCACCTGCTGCCGGGGGCGATGCTCCGGAACAACCACCTGCACTTCATCTGCCGCGACCAGAAGCTGCGGGTGGAGAACGCGGAGACCGCGTGGACCGGCGACTACACCGCCGGCCAGGAGATCTCCGTGCCGCTCAAGAACATGGACGGCCGCTACACCGCCGACGAGCGCACGCTCGACGAACTGGAGGCCGAAGGCCGAGTGGCCTTCCGCTACCTGGACGGCAACCCGAACGGTTCGCTGCGCGACATCGCCGGCATCACCAACGCCGCGGGCAACATCGTCGGCCTCATGCCGCACCCCGAGCACGCGGTCGAGCCGCTGATCGGGACGGGCCGCACCGACGGTCTCCCGTTCTTCACCTCGGTCCTGAAGAAGCTGGTCAGCGCATGA
- a CDS encoding ABC transporter ATP-binding protein encodes MTDTVIEAQGLRRGYAGGFEAVRGVSFSVARGEIFALLGTNGAGKTSTVELLEGLAAPSEGQVRVFGLDPYKRRAEVRPRTGVMLQEGGFPSDLSVTETVRMWGGVTTGARPAAEVLELVGLAARSAVRVKQLSGGERRRLDLALALLGRPEVLFLDEPTTGMDPEGRRDTWDLVRELRAQGTTVLLTTHYLEEAEELADRLAILHEGELVLSGTPAEVTATRPARIRFTLPEGMPAARLPLALHAAAHGRRVEIRTDRLQADLTELLVWARESGVELDGLDARSASLEEAFLEIAENRRSAGDRTDGTMAGTR; translated from the coding sequence ATGACTGACACCGTGATCGAAGCCCAGGGCCTGCGCCGCGGCTACGCCGGAGGCTTCGAGGCCGTACGAGGCGTCTCCTTCTCTGTGGCGCGGGGCGAGATCTTCGCCCTGCTCGGCACCAACGGCGCGGGCAAGACCTCCACCGTCGAACTGCTGGAGGGACTGGCCGCGCCGAGCGAGGGCCAGGTCCGCGTCTTCGGCCTCGATCCGTACAAGCGGCGGGCCGAGGTCCGCCCGCGCACCGGCGTCATGCTCCAGGAGGGCGGCTTCCCCTCCGACCTGTCGGTCACCGAGACCGTCCGGATGTGGGGCGGGGTCACCACCGGCGCCCGCCCGGCGGCGGAGGTGCTGGAACTGGTCGGCCTGGCCGCGCGGTCCGCCGTACGCGTCAAGCAGCTGTCCGGCGGTGAGCGGCGGCGCCTGGACCTGGCCCTGGCCCTCCTCGGCCGGCCCGAGGTGCTGTTCCTCGACGAACCCACCACCGGCATGGACCCCGAAGGGCGCCGGGACACCTGGGACCTGGTGCGGGAACTGCGGGCGCAGGGCACCACGGTGCTGCTGACCACGCACTACCTGGAGGAGGCCGAGGAGCTCGCGGACCGCCTCGCGATCCTCCACGAGGGGGAGCTCGTCCTGTCCGGCACCCCGGCCGAGGTGACCGCCACCCGGCCGGCGCGGATCCGCTTCACCCTGCCGGAGGGGATGCCCGCGGCCCGGCTCCCGCTGGCGCTGCACGCGGCGGCCCACGGGCGGCGCGTGGAGATCCGTACCGACCGGCTCCAGGCCGACCTGACCGAACTGCTGGTCTGGGCCCGGGAGTCCGGTGTGGAACTGGACGGGCTCGACGCCCGCTCCGCCTCCCTGGAGGAGGCCTTCCTGGAGATCGCGGAGAACCGCCGGAGCGCCGGCGACCGCACCGACGGCACGATGGCGGGGACCCGATGA
- the purD gene encoding phosphoribosylamine--glycine ligase, translating to MKVLVIGGGAREHALCRSLSLDPDVSALYCAPGNAGIAEVAELRPVDALDGDAVAALATELGAGLVVVGPEAPLVAGVGDAVRAAGIPVFGPSAEAAQLEGSKAFAKDVMAAAGVPTARSYVCTTPEEVDAALDAFGAPYVVKDDGLAAGKGVVVTEDRAAARAHALGCDRVVIEEYLDGPEVSLFAITDGVTVVPLQPAQDFKRALDGDEGPNTGGMGAYSPLPWADPKLVDEVMELVLQPTVDELRRRGTPFSGLLYAGLAITSRGTRVIEFNARFGDPETQVVLARLRTPLASVLLNAANGTLDAEPALVWREDAAVTVVIASHNYPETPRTGDPIEGLAEVAAEDAPDAYVLHAGTRREGDAVVSAGGRVLSVTATGSDLAQARAKAYKAVARIRLDGSQHRTDIAAKAAEGR from the coding sequence GTGAAGGTCCTCGTCATCGGCGGCGGCGCCCGCGAACATGCCCTGTGCCGCTCTCTGTCCCTCGACCCCGACGTCTCCGCGCTGTACTGCGCTCCCGGCAACGCCGGCATCGCCGAGGTGGCCGAGCTCCGCCCGGTCGACGCCCTCGACGGCGATGCCGTCGCCGCTCTCGCCACCGAACTCGGGGCCGGTCTGGTGGTCGTCGGCCCGGAGGCCCCGCTGGTCGCCGGGGTCGGCGACGCCGTGCGCGCGGCCGGCATCCCCGTCTTCGGCCCGTCCGCCGAGGCCGCGCAGCTCGAAGGCTCCAAGGCCTTCGCCAAGGACGTGATGGCCGCGGCCGGGGTCCCGACCGCGCGCAGCTACGTCTGCACCACCCCGGAAGAGGTGGACGCCGCCCTCGACGCCTTCGGCGCCCCGTACGTCGTCAAGGACGACGGTCTCGCGGCCGGCAAGGGCGTCGTGGTCACCGAGGACCGGGCCGCCGCCCGCGCGCACGCGCTCGGCTGCGACCGCGTGGTCATCGAGGAGTACCTCGACGGCCCCGAGGTGTCCCTCTTCGCCATCACCGACGGCGTCACCGTGGTCCCGCTCCAGCCCGCGCAGGACTTCAAGCGGGCCCTGGACGGCGACGAGGGCCCCAACACCGGCGGCATGGGCGCGTACTCCCCGCTGCCCTGGGCCGACCCGAAGCTGGTCGACGAGGTCATGGAGCTGGTCCTCCAGCCGACCGTCGACGAGCTGCGCCGCCGGGGCACCCCCTTCTCGGGGCTGCTCTACGCCGGCCTCGCGATCACCAGCCGCGGGACCCGGGTCATCGAGTTCAACGCCCGCTTCGGCGACCCCGAGACCCAGGTGGTCCTGGCCCGGCTGCGCACCCCGCTCGCGAGCGTGCTGCTGAACGCCGCCAACGGGACCCTGGACGCCGAGCCCGCGCTCGTCTGGCGCGAGGACGCGGCCGTCACGGTGGTCATCGCCTCCCACAACTACCCCGAGACCCCCCGCACCGGGGACCCGATCGAGGGCCTGGCCGAGGTGGCCGCCGAGGACGCGCCCGACGCCTACGTGCTGCACGCCGGGACCCGCCGCGAGGGCGACGCGGTCGTCAGCGCGGGCGGCCGCGTGCTGTCGGTGACGGCGACCGGTTCCGACCTGGCGCAGGCACGCGCGAAGGCGTATAAGGCGGTGGCGCGCATCCGGCTGGACGGCTCGCAGCACCGTACGGACATCGCGGCCAAGGCCGCGGAAGGCCGCTGA
- a CDS encoding histone-like nucleoid-structuring protein Lsr2 — protein sequence MAQRVVVTLSDDIDGGEAAETVVFALDGKSYEIDLNVANAKKLRNGLAPFVAAGRRQSRSGKAFKHTSVAPDPAVVRAWARSNQYEVPPRGRIPKRIYEAYNAAH from the coding sequence GTGGCGCAGCGCGTAGTAGTCACGCTCTCCGACGACATCGATGGCGGAGAAGCGGCGGAAACGGTCGTGTTCGCTCTGGACGGTAAGTCGTACGAGATCGACCTCAATGTCGCCAACGCAAAGAAACTGCGGAACGGCCTGGCCCCGTTCGTGGCCGCCGGCCGCCGCCAGTCCCGGTCGGGGAAGGCCTTCAAGCACACCTCCGTCGCCCCGGACCCGGCGGTCGTCCGCGCCTGGGCCCGGTCCAACCAGTACGAGGTGCCGCCCCGCGGCCGCATCCCCAAGCGGATCTACGAGGCCTACAACGCGGCCCACTGA
- the purS gene encoding phosphoribosylformylglycinamidine synthase subunit PurS yields the protein MARVVVDVMLKPEILDPQGQAVQRALPRLGFEGIADVRQGKRFELEVEGPVDQAALDRIHKMAETFLANTVIEDFTVKVEA from the coding sequence ATGGCACGCGTCGTAGTCGACGTCATGCTCAAGCCGGAGATCCTCGACCCCCAGGGCCAGGCGGTGCAGCGTGCGCTGCCGCGCCTGGGCTTCGAGGGGATCGCCGACGTCCGCCAGGGGAAGCGCTTCGAACTGGAGGTGGAGGGACCGGTCGACCAGGCCGCCCTCGACCGCATCCACAAGATGGCCGAAACGTTCCTCGCCAACACCGTCATCGAAGACTTCACCGTGAAGGTCGAGGCCTGA